TCCTCTGACCAACCAGCTTACAACCCCCCACTAAACccgcccaacccccccccccccgcctcgcCCGCCTCGATGTCTGTCGTTGGTCCATGGGAGATTGTGTGTGCGTTGACTCATGACCAATCTGATTGGTTCCATGAGGCCCCTCTTGGCCTCTCATGTCACGCATGGGCTCAGAATTATTATTCAATTAAGTCTCCAAACTGCTATCTGTTTGCACACCTTGTCAAGTGAAAAACCACCACTCTCCTCAGCTGCAGGGGaacgctgctgttgttgtcagTAACGGGTCACCCATTGCACATGTGAACAAATGGCAGCGTTTATACATTTTGTCCCAGCGTGCTTGCATGAAAAGCATTTTGTTAGGCGATGCCCTTCAGTTAAAGCCAGTTCGTTTATTCTACGGTGTACTCTATGTCTATGGTCTATGAACCCCAGCCTCCCAGGGGGTGAGGTCTGCCCATTAAATGCACCGAGTGACTGATTCCCACACTTGCTTACACTTGCTGACAGTTCTGACCACTCAGTCAGTCTCaagctggatgtgtgtgtccacatcacGCAATGTTTATTTTTCAACAGACCTCTATAAAATATGGGGAATGCTAAAAGCAGCCCCTAGTCACAACCTATCTGTACTCTCCTGTTTGCACTGAACAAGGCACTAAAATCTGTTAAATTGCAatcgtaaaaaaaaacactttgttgGGCTTCCGTACACAACGATGTAGAAAAATGGCCATTGCTGCATGGGGCAAGGCTGTTACGGTGTCTCAAACTGAGAGACAATGGGAGAGAAACAAGACTATTTTTAGAATAACACTGCCAAAAGACTTAATGGGCAGATATTAAGCCCAATTACGTTGGGTGCTACTAGAGGAAAGATTTATGCAAATAAGCCAAAGTCAGGCATTTCTCCAAGAGGAACAGCTGAGAGCTTGCATGGCATTTTAATGGGCCTAGTATGTTAGTTATGCAGCTGCTCAATGGGAGATGGGTGTCTGAGGTTAGCAAAATATTGTGGCATAATCAAAATGCTTTTTTATCCAGCTAAAGACTTACTCTGTTTATTACTTGACGTGATGGTTGAACCTGCATAGAACCCTTTGTGGGGCCATGTTGAGgaacagatgaagagagagaaagagggagagtgcaAGCTCCACTCTTCCCCAGCTGAGTTTTTCCAGCAGCCAGTGAGGCCTGTCCTCTGGAAGTGACAAAGTCAGACTCTTTACCTTTGCTGACTTTGGGGGCAGCATGTAACAAGGAGGGCTGGAAAAAGTGGTCCATCAATCAGGAGGGctctcagagagggagaggggttcTAAACCAGAGAAATGAGGCAGCGCTGGCTCTGCCAACAGCTATTACCAACTGCAGATGATGGGAAAACTTGTGCAGCTCTCTGGGGACATCATTTGTGTGAACACACCGCTGTCATCTCCCCCAGTAAAGCCAAGGTTTCAGAGCCAAACTCAGGGACCCTTGAGTCCTGAGAGTATGCTAGAATGCCCACGcgcttcttatttatttatttacttatttatataTATCATAGAGTTTTGCAGAAGGATAATTTGCCCGAGATCTGCTCACACTTGCCCTGTAGGATCAGATTAAATTGCCGCATTCAGGGATTAAGTGTGTCAGTAGCAGTTGGAGTAAATCAATGATAGGTACAGCTTAACTCCTGGGCCGCACTCTGCCCGGACTTGAAGAGATTAACACTGCTAATGTTAATGGGCCTTGTCAGTCACTGACAAGGCTGATATGAGCACAGTTCCTTTTGGACAGCTTTGCTCTGCATGCTTGTCTTTCCTAGCCATATGAACAGTGTTTGAAGACTGGTATTTTGCAAGACTGGGTTAGACCATCAGTTTGGCTTCCATTTGCAATAAAAAATGATTCTGTGTGAAAATGGCAGTTAAAATATTGGTATGCTTGTGATCATTACAGTCACCATTACTAATATGTATAGATTTAGTAAAAGGCACACCTGCTAGCTTTGGCTCATCGCACTACCATAGTTTGGATGAGACTGGCATCAGAATAAGAGAGATTCTGGCATCAGAATAAAAGATGTAGAGAGAGCTTGgcccaccactacaactaaaCACCTATAAAAGCTGCCAGTGATTAATGGTGAAAGGCATTGTGGTGAACATTGAGCTAGTGGAGGAAATATCCGTTTGTTCTCCTTGCCCAGAACTGGCCTTTTGAACAACCCAAAATGAACACTGACAAATGGGAAAAGCATCTTATTGTACCTCTAATGGTCATGGATTTCAAGAATTATATCTAAATTCTCCATGAGGAGTCAAACAGGTCGGCTGTGTATTGTACCAGCTCTCTGTGACAGCTTCATATGATATGAGCCTTGACCCCAACAGGTCAATAGGCCTAAAGGACATTAGATTTGTTTGAATATAGAGGTGGACCCCAATTGAGATCATCCTCTATTTCAATACAGAGGGAATGCCAGAGGGGGATGTGTAACAAACTCTACTCTGAAGTTTGCAAGGATGATCTACTTTGTCTTAAAGGTGTCACATAGCTAAAGTTAATTGCTGATCTCCCAGGAAATGATGAAATGATTTTAGACAAAAGTTGTTTTTTGTTCAATGCATATGAAATGGCATAGACTTTATGGGCACGAATATCTTAGGTTAGGAATATGTATAATGAGCCAAAAGACTTCTTTTCCAAAAGTGCTGTTAAACCTTCCCCCTGAAATGCTCAGATAATTATTTGAGATCAACATATAGTTATGAAAGCTCCCATTACGTTTTGTGACATTgggacacacagtgaggtgaagcacacactaatcccagcgcagtgagctgcctgcaacaacagcagcgtgcagggagcagtgaggggttaggtaccttgctcaagggcacttcagccgtgcctactggttgggattcgaaccggcaactctccggttagaagtccgaagcgctaaccagtaggccacagctgccccctaGTGAACTGTTAACTTCAAATCAGATCAGATTGTCATATTGTGACAAATGTGACTGTGAGGGATTAAAACTATGGGTCTACTGTttctcagccaatcaaatttgaGTATCAGAGGAGTCAGTTTTATCAATTGACAGTTAGCATCACTGGTGCccttttgatatttaattttggATATGCTGTATTAAATTTTCAAGTCTTTGATAAGTAACATAGTCTTACACTAAGGAAGACTTTAtgccagataaaaagcagaccaatTTTCTAAAGCAATTTCCTCTGTTATTTCAAAGAGACAAGGGTTGCTTGATATGGATGGAACATCACCCTTTGGGAAAACCATATGGTTGTGCGGTTGCTCTACGTTTTGTCTGGTTGGCTGTGAGTGATTTTgtttgtgcgagtgtgtgcgtgcgtagaTGCATTTGCATCTCTTTCAGCATCACCACCTCTCGGTTTTGTAAACACGGCCTTGTTTTGAGCCACAGAGACAACAGGAGTTCCCAGCTGCCCAAGAAGAAATAACAGGCTTCGTCAGCCATGTCATGGCTTTTAGTTGGTGTGCCATTTTGAGAGGCACGTGACGGCACTGTGTGTTGTTTCATATGTCCCTAATTTAGACGTCACAGATCTCCACACCAGCTCTCTGGGCTGATTCTGATGCTTAGACACAGCTGTTATTATGGAAGGCAAGCTGGAGTTGAGAGCGGTGTGTTTTTGAGGCATCCGCTATCCATTTAGCCCGGGCTGTTATTGCTCTTGTCATCCATCCGTCCACAAAGCTGATCTATTTTCACATGACATTTATTTGTCAGTGGTGCTCTCTTTCGATTCTTGAGTGTTTCATTATAGTGTCTCTCGGCTTTGAGAGATGTATGGGCAGCAGAAAAGCAGTCTTTTGTCACTCTGAAAATGAAACAATGGCAGCAGACAAAAATGGGGGATCGCTGGGTGTGTTGCAGAAACATTAGACTTTGTTTGGAATTGCATCTTGTCTCATTTTTGTCTCGTCTCAATAACAACCATCGAGAGCAATTATTTTacataatgattttttttttagaaaggaTGAGTCGATATTGTATGGTGTTTGGCTTTTCCtttattgcttttttttatttcttaccATTTCTTAGGCTATTTGAGATAACAATACATAACTATTACAAAACAATTTTCTGATGAAGACTTTGATGATGAACTCTGATCATGCTTATTTTTGCACAGGTATATACAAGATATGGCAAGTGTTACACTTTCAACGGCAACAAAACAACATCCCGGAAGAGCAAGCAGGGAGGCATGGGGAACGGTCTGGAGATCATGCTGGATATCCAACAGGATGAGTACCTGCCAATTTGGAAAGAAACAAGTAAGTTAGTTCCTCTGTTCCCAGTGCTCCATTGGCCACTGCTGTGCTTGTCCCCGCAGATAAATGTCTATGTGACACcagaaaacaaacataataagaTTCATGTACTCTTCCCCTATGCATACAATTTAATAGTGTTTACTTGTCTTGGGAAGCCTTGTGAGGTTCAGTCCTCGCTGTTTTCCATATAGATGGAGGTATGTGGGGATTtggtccccctcctcctcctcctcctcttcctcttcttccttctcctccctctcctccttctcctcctcctgctgccacttctctcctctctcagggtttatctgtctttctttcaaCCGCAGACGAGACATCGTTAGAGGCGGGGATTCGCGTGCAGATCCACAGCCAGGACGAGCCTCCCTACATCCACCAGCTGGGCTTTGGCGTCTCCCCGGGATTCCAGACCTTTGTTTCATGTCAGGAACAAAGGGTAGGCCTCTGTGAAGCCTCTCTGCGCGGCTCACCCAATAGATCACACAGCACCGTACGGCCCGGGCTCCTCATCTCatcaacctctctctccctcccccccccccccactctctttctctctctccctctctccttctctcccttgcCTCTGCCTCTGTTTTCATCTCAGCTGACCTACCTGCCCCAGCCGTGGGGGAACTGCCGCTCCACCATGGACCAGATGATCCCAGGCTACGACACCTATAGCATCAGCGCCTGTCGCCTGAGCTGTGAGAGCTTGGCCGTCGTCAAGGAGTGCAACTGCCGCATGGTCCACATGCCCGGTACGCAGCTAATCTCTCTGATTACTGCATCTTTCATTACAGGGGCgggggtgagggtgtgtgtttgtgtgtgtgtgtgtgggggggagttCCCTGATGGCAGCgctaaatgaaaaacatgatgaCTTGTCTGTTTTCTGCCATGCTGGAAATATGGTGCATGACAAAGGGAGTGGTGTAGTCAAATGCTGTAAGCTGCCAGCTACTGGCTTCGTGCTCACTGGCAAAAAGGAGCGAgcgtttactttttttttttgttcccacACCAGCAGTAGCGACCCATATAATTAACTGAGGACCACCTGACTCCTTATCATTCAGGAGATCCAGACAGGGTTTGCCTATTCTCTCGCCCGTTCCCTAATGAAAGCCCCTTGCCTCTGTTCCAGGAATTTAATGTCCTCAAATAAATCTTTCCTAATGCAAATTGAAAAGGAGTCTGTTCCCAAAACATTAACTCAAAGAACATTTTGTCTTCTGTGCCTTACATATTTCCCCTGATTAATTGTGCCACTGATGAATTCCTATCATTAGTGGGTCCTGTGCCGTGTTTGTCTAGGAGAGGGTGGATCACGGATTGGTTTTTAAAGACTTTCTAAATATGCCTTTGGGGTGGTACTGTGGCACTCAATTCTTtctagggttttttttttgccactATCAGGGCCAAATATCGGACACAGCTGAGACATTGTGAAATGGAACTCATCCCCAGCAGTCAGATAGCGTTCTCCATCATTTAAAGAGCGATGAGTGGCAAACACTCCCATTCCTATAAGCGCCTGCGCCTTTGTTTCTCTTCCTACAAGGCAGAGGGTTTCCATTTTGTTACTTGATTGATCATActcattttgtgttttttttttttttctgtatcccAGGAACTGCCGATATCTGCACACCCAACAGCATCAAGTGTGTTGACAAAGCGCTCGGTAAGATATGCTCCTTGTTCAAAATAAAATTGGCCTTAAGGGATGTGACAATAGAATTGGCCTTAAGGGATGTGACCATTAAAGTTGAGCATTTGAGAATAATTAAATACATGATGAAGGTAGGAAGCATTGTGTTTCACAGCATGGCCACAGATGCCTCagagagtgacacacacacacatacacacacacacacacacacaaagaaacacacacacacaaacacacacgcacgcacagacacacacacacgtacacagaaagacacacacacatacacaaactcacagagagagagagagagtgaaaagcgaatgttagagagagggagagattgaaaAACAAGAATTGCACCTCTGCTGATGCATCAATTACAGAAGGTGCAGAGGATGGAGGCTGCTGTGAGTGACAATAATATGTCTGGCTGTTTGCTTGGCCTGAGCCTCGGGAGCATTCTCAGCACGCTCCTGCCTCCTCCGTGCCATCGTTCCATTTAAATGCAGCCACCACCGCCAGCCGTTTGAGCAGGGCAGGCATTATGGTCCCCTAAGAGCCACCTCGTCCCTGCGCCTTTACGACGGGCCATAAACGGAATGCTTCATTACGTGATCAGAGATGTATCAGGGCTGTGATGATCGGTCTAATCTAATAAGTCCAAAATGTAATTATCTCGCTCATCAAAAGGAATTCCAGGCCCATTTAATGGGTGGTTGAACTAAGTCCCGGGTATATCTCACAAGAAGGTACCGCTGCATTCTCTCTTCAAATCATAGcaatacattttgtctttttgatAGGTAATATGTGTGAtgattatttatatatttatattgtatTGCGGATTTTTATGCCGTTCTTCTAAGAATAAGACCTGCACAGCCTGTGCATACAGATAACCTAATTATAATGCTTATAAGGCACATATCTCTCCCTGTTTGAATTAGTGCTATCAGATCATAGAGGCTCCTTTGCATTTGTgctaaatagtttttttttttttttgtcttttcatcAGGCAAAGATATTAGTGAGACATGCCTTATGGAGCTTATATGCAGGTTTTAGCTAGAATGATCTCCAATAGTTCTTAACCATATACCTCAAAATAAGAACATGTTTATCATACTTTATGTAAAGTATAATCCATTTGATAAAACATATAGGCTCTAATGTCTGTATAAATGACAGTTGGATCTATACAGAAAAAATAATGTTCCTGCTCTTGACTCTTGGTTAATCAGGTTTTGGTAAGACATGCTTGTGTGGTTAGTGTATCTGTAGACCCAAGAGCcactaaatgcacacacatgtccCTGTTGTCCTTGTgttgcctcccccccccccctctctctctcatacacacacacacacacacacacacacacacacacacacacacacacacacatcctccatgTTCTCCTGTCCCAGCCCTCCTGCAGAAGAGCTCCGGGGACACCTGCCCCTGCGAGACGCCCTGCAACCTGACGCGCTACGGCAAGGAGCTCTCCATGGTCAAGATCCCCAGCAGGGGCTCTGCACGCTACCTGGCCAGGAAACACGACAAGACGGAGGAGTACATCAGGtagccatcatcatcatcaccgccGCCAGATTCGGGGCAGGGCGCAGGGCCAAGGTGTCATTCACCGGCCGACAGCTTTACAGCCACAGCTGACAATGAGAGCCCATCACTCAGGCAGCATGCTGAGACAGCTATCGGcgctggagagagaggagcttcTCCTGTCAATTCGAAAAAAATTGGGTTGTGTTAGGAAATGAAACTTACATTAATCTGCACGTTGTGTATGTCCTGGTGTTGTTTACCTTATTAATTGATTCTGTTGTTTGAATTCatatttagtttttttgttttttagagaTAACTTTCTTGTGCTGGATATATTCTTTGAAGCGCTCAACTACGAGACAATAGAGCAGAAGAAAGCGTACGATGTCGCTGGTCTGTTAGGTAGGTGCTTTGTTTCCACCGTACTAGTTTTACCTGCGCTTATAGCTCCTTGCGTACTCCAACAGATGCTAATGGCTCCTAAAACTTTCTCATTAGCTCTGAATATATTTGAAGTCCCAGAGATGTGTACAGTGACTGGTCAGTGTAATGAATGTGGTCAGACTCCTGTTATATTCCCTCTTAATATTCAGGCGACATTGGTGGGCAGATGGGCCTGTTCATTGGTGCCAGCATCCTCACAGTCTTAGAGATACTGGACTACCTTTATGAGGTAACCGCAGATCTGCTGTCCCTTTATATGCATATGTGTTAAATTCACTTCAATATGCTGTTGAAGCCTGCTTACACTGCAGATTTCTTTTCATTTggctctgtacacacacacacagacacacagacacacacacacagacacacacacacacacacacacacacacacatcccttctGCATTGTTAATGCTGAGTTCGCCCTGTAAATGCCTCTAATGAATAGGATGTTCAGTGGCATCGGCCGGCCCCTTGGTTGTAGATAGATTTGGCAGTGCGCTGCCCATGCACTGATGGTGATGAGCCTGGCTCTGTCCTGTCCCGTCCTGTCTCGCTCAGGTGATTAAGCACAGACTGCAGCGGCTCGCCAGGCCCCCGAAGGATGATAAGAAGACGGCGACGACGACGAGGACGACGACAACGATGACATCGACGCCAAAGCCCAGCACAGTTGCAACAGTGGGCCTGGAGGAGACAAAACCTAAGGTCAGCTCAACCTAAAATAAGCTCAAGGCTTTCATTTCAACAATTTCACAATATGTTTACCATCATAACATTTACTGGTATGTTTGGGTAGCAGTGCAAAACTATAGGTTGCTGATGTACTGCACATTTATGATTAATCATAAATGTATGATTAATCCAGTTGTAAATCTTTAGGTGTTCCCCAAGTTAAAGGGTCATTTTGCTATGGGTAGATCATAATCCATTATTTCAGACCGTGCTACTCTCTACAGTCTCAGATGATGAAAGCTATTACTTAATCTAATCCACATTTTTGGCCTGAGTTTCCAAAGGCCCTGGGCTGCAATAATACAATGTTTTACACTGAAGGTATAAAGACATTAAGCCAGCTAAAGCCCACATGCAACACTAAGaaccgtgcgtgcgtgcgtgcgtgcgtgcgcgcgcgtgtgcgtgtgtgtgagagtgtggactgtgtgtgtgtgtgcatgcgtgtgtgtgcacgggcgcgcgtgtgtgtctgtatgtgcgtgtgcatttgtgtgtgtgtgtgcgtgcgtgtgcgagCGTACctgcattgtgtgtgcatgtgcatgtgttcttGTGTATGTTTACTTTGGTTAATTAAGCTTAGAGTAGTGCAGCTAAGTATATTTAAGCATGGTTACATTTAATTGAGTGTATTGTTTAAGATACCCAGTGTCTGaaaagtgtaaacaaacaaaatatttgtttaCACTCTATTTCCACCATCAGAGCCAATTGTGTGTATATTTCCTGGAGGCCTTGCGAGCATGATGAAATAATGTTACTACTTTGGAAATAATTTGAACACTCGAGTAACAGAGAAACAAGGCTaaaactcatcacacagactggcaaacacacacttacacacgcagACAACCTTTCTCCACAGGGAGATGTTTTCATTCTGTTTTGGACGTAGGCCATCACCAGATACTATATTGGTAACTTTTAATGTCATATAGCAGAGGCAGTAATGAATATTGAATGAAATAATTTCTAtccaattattttatttttacatgcctgatttacatttaataaataataaaactgCTCTGGAAAGAAAATCTTCAGTGGATGGCCAGGCTGTCTGCAGTGTTTAATAGTCGACCATTTTTGCCTGGACACATCtcattttttccatttttgaGCAGCTAGTTATTATGGTAATGGGCCACTAAGTAGTTTGCCCTGAGTCATATTCTTATTATCCTTTaacatgtgtttttttgtctttgtgatTTCACTTATGTGGCCATTTATAGGAGAGTACTGAAATGACCAGAAGGCATCCGGAGGGGGCTTACGCCAACACACTGctccccaaccaccaccaccatcacacacaccatggcgTGTTCGAAGACTTTGCCTGTTAATTGCAGTTCCGACCCTGATGACAACAAAAAACGGTCAGCTTCAACGCTGCACTCGGGCACATATACAATAGACCCTTGAGTCTCCGTTCCACCTTCCTTGCTGTCATCAGTGAAAGCTACAGCCAAAGCCGAACCCCCAAACCCGTGCGTGCGAACTGGGCAGGCGCAGACTGGACACCACAAAGTGGTCCTGCTGGAGACTCatgcctctctttttttctccttctggCCTGGAAGTCAATTTGTCAGACACCTTCTCATTTTCTATTCCTGATTCTTTTGGAACATGTTCATCACGTGAAGGCAAGACGACGACTACATGTCATCTAGATCCCGTTTCTACTCCGACCGGTAGCCTGTTCCAGCCAACATGTCATGTCTGACTGCGAACGATTGGTCCATCCTCGTGGAGTTCTCATACCTCATAGCCTAACACAGGCCATGGTTTTAAATTATTGATTTGAATGATTTCTCATTTGTATAAAGAATGAACAAGGCCACTGTGGAACACAACCCCATTGCCTGCTTCCAACAAAGTTTTAGAAGCAGGAAAGGCCGTTCTGCAGACGCAACTGCAGCTCTGTCTCAAAATAGAGCTAGGTGTTTATCCAGCCTAGATATATATGTAAATGTTCTATCTCAATTTCTTTGAATGGTTTGAATCCATTCACAACATTTGAACTATAATAAACGTCTCTATAAGTTTTGTAAAGTTATTTATATAGAGAGATATGGCAAGAGATTTATTTCATTGAAAGTGTGATCTGCCTcctgcctcccccccccccccccccccccccactgtctTTGATCTGGGGAATTGTACAATAACAGTTGTATCATTAATAATTTATGATTACCATCAGCATCTTATCTCAGCgatttcacacacacttacacaccttGACTCCATGACAGCGAGCAGTTTGAACAGGACAGCCATGGAAGCAGTATAGAGACATCAGAGAGGAAAAGTGTCTGCTACTCACATCCTACATGGCCCTCACAGTATGAAGCCAGAGACTAGCTTTCAGTGTGAGAAGGTAGACCTGTATAGAGTCCATACATGGCCTTTAAAGCATGGATGAATTATTAAAGTATAAGAACATACAATTATCATCAGTGCCGAACGAGGAAGAGTAAAGTCACGGTCAGGTGAAGACCGCAGTCCCCATTGGTGTATTATTATTCCAAAAAGATCCTTTTGTCTCTCAGGTACAGACTTGTTTTCCTGCTGCCAGGAATAACCTGAGCATCCTCAAATGGGTCTTCAAAAGACCCAAATGCTTTTCTTTTTGCAAAGGCTACACATGTTTGTCACTGGGGAATGGGTTTTCTgctggagagaagaggggaaaaaaaacactgaagtgGCTCCCGCTGATATCCATAGCGTGATAAGACATGCTACACTTTGAGTCTAATAACCAGCATAAAACAAATTTAGCTGTAGGGCAGAGGAAATGTATTACCATGAGAGACATGTTATTGTGTGTTATGGAAGAAGATATGTACGAAGAGTGGATAtatcctgcatttttttttcctaaTGTGCAAAAGCAGGAATGACCTGTGAGGTTGAAATCAGAGGTGCATAACTGACCAACATTATTTTGTCAGTCGGTTGTTTTGTCAGTTTTGATTATTATGaaaagggggagggggcagaggaAGGTGGGGGACATACAACAGACACGAGGGGGAGAATCAACACTTATCATTCCACTCTTTGGGAAGTTTGGCCTTGAGCAGAACTGAAGTGAGACTCCTCCAGCTACTTGTGTTCTCAGCTGCAGTCCATAATTCTTTACTGCTGCCAATTAAAAGCCCACTCATGGAGAGAATACACTTGAATACACTTTGATGACAATCTACTGTGGTTCTCAGTGACCTCTGTTATTTGATTGGGTTCTTAAAGGATTACATTCCTGCGGCACTCCAATCATCAATACACGCCTACAGtacatatagtgtgtgtgtgtgtgtgtgtgtgtgtgtgttttgagttaCCAGTGTTGCTATGTTGCTTTTTAGCCCTTTGAGCTCCATGTTCTATGTACCACGTCAGAGGCACATAAAACACATTATACCTCCATGGCAACCAATCAGAGGCAAGGCATGgttttttaatattcataaaaatgtatcgcAATGACATTTTCAAAGGTTCCCAATCACAGCCTTGATGGCATCCTGTACTGCCGCTGCATAATAACATCCTCCACTGTCATAAATAACACGCCGTGCACCaataaagatgtgtgtgtgtggggggggggggggtgtgctgaGGCAGATGAAAGGCTGGTCCACAGGCACGCTCCTGACAACCCCGGATGTCCAAAGAGTGCTTTTAATGAACACAAGTTACTTTATATGGGCACTCCGTCTTCTGGTTTCGTAAGCAAGCAGAAATGGAGGTGGACAGGATCAAATATTACCTGGACTTCTGGACCAGGCGTTTTGTCTgctatgtatgtttttttttgtttgttttattgttgttgGCCATAAATCTGGGAGAGTAAATAATACAAACTGGCATTGTTTTGTCCCGTATCTTGGAAATGCAGACAGCATTAAATAACTCTTAGTTTTGACCCATTAAAGCTAACACCTGAAGGAATACTTTTAAACAGTCTCAAGGAAAGAAAATCTAGTTTGTGGGGTTCAAATTGGAATTCTTGCAGACAGGTATTTTTGAAGCCTCTTGATATGCAGGTCCCTGTGCAGATTGTAAATTCATGCAGTTCCAGCTCTCTGTTATGTCCT
The sequence above is a segment of the Alosa sapidissima isolate fAloSap1 chromosome 2, fAloSap1.pri, whole genome shotgun sequence genome. Coding sequences within it:
- the asic4a gene encoding acid-sensing ion channel 4-A; translation: MPIEFVCKIKFAEEDEQQKGKPDGDKESLIEESCTPPAKDLAGFANSCSLHGINHIFVSGRLGVRQTLWALAFLVSLALFLYQAAKCAISYLEHPHVTALNEEASPEMVFPAVTICNVNRFRFSALTDADIYHLANLTGLPPKNKDGHKPTDLEYPAPDMQDIFNRTGHQLEEMLKSCNFSGQNCSADDFNVVYTRYGKCYTFNGNKTTSRKSKQGGMGNGLEIMLDIQQDEYLPIWKETNETSLEAGIRVQIHSQDEPPYIHQLGFGVSPGFQTFVSCQEQRLTYLPQPWGNCRSTMDQMIPGYDTYSISACRLSCESLAVVKECNCRMVHMPGTADICTPNSIKCVDKALALLQKSSGDTCPCETPCNLTRYGKELSMVKIPSRGSARYLARKHDKTEEYIRDNFLVLDIFFEALNYETIEQKKAYDVAGLLGDIGGQMGLFIGASILTVLEILDYLYEVIKHRLQRLARPPKDDKKTATTTRTTTTMTSTPKPSTVATVGLEETKPKESTEMTRRHPEGAYANTLLPNHHHHHTHHGVFEDFAC